TTTGGGTCCGGGATTTAGTTCAGAATTGCTTCTTGTACAGTGGAACTGACAGGGAGATGAACGATTGATGACATTTTTTCTTATCATGATGGGAATTGTCACACTTCAAAGAATTGCAGAAATAAAAATAGCCAACCAGAACAAGGAAATGATGTTCTCAAAAGGCGGATTTGAAGTGGGAAAAGAACATTATAAATATATTGTGTGGCTACATATCTTTTTTTTCGCTGCAATGATCGGAGAAGCCGTATGGTTTGGAGTCTACCCCCCGGTTTGGTGGACTTTGCCATTGGTCATTTTCATACTTGCCCAGGGACTTCGTTACTGGTGTATACGCTCCCTTGGCCCCTTTTGGAATACCCGGATTATTGTTCTGCCAGGCTCTCAGCCGATATGCAGCGGACCTTACCGTTTTTTCCGTCATCCCAATTATTTGGTGGTCTCCATAGAATTGTTTACCCTTCCCCTAATTTTTGGCCTATATATTCCCGCTTTATTATTTCCCATACTGAATGGTTTGCTGTTAACCATGGTTCGCATCCCCATAGAGGAAAAAGCCCTAAACGAAGTATCAGAAAAAATACCCTCATCCACTAAGGTAAATTGAGGGTATCATTGCTCTTATCAATGGTTTTGATTTCACCCACTCTTAATGGATTGGGTTCTCCAGTTGAGATGAGTAAACCGCAGGATCGACCATATCGGGTGGGTAAACCACGGGAAGGCGGGAAAAATCTTTGAAATATTCCTGCTGTTCCTCATGGGAGACAAATCCAAGATCCACTCCGATTGCCCGGGAGAGAAAAGGGTCCAATGTACATAAGTCCAATCTGGAAACATCGGCAACACTTGTTTTCCCAAGGGAATAACAAATCAGTTCCATTTCACGGACCGCTGCATTCAAAAAGTTAAATACATTGGTAGCACCTCGGTCAATATCCAGTCTCTCAGTCATCTTGGCGTTATATACCACCAAATCGGTTGGAGGTTCAAATGGAGCGGCTTTTGCCATCTGATCCCCCACCAGTGCCATAATAGCAGCCGTTCCAATGTATACGGCATTTGCGCCAAGGGCTATTGCCTTCAAATACTCGCCAGGTGTAACCAATCCTCCCGTTGCAATGAGGCTCACATCCTGATCGATTCCTTTTTTCGCCAGAAACTTGGACGCACGGGATACAGCAAAAAGAGTGGGAAGTCCCAGATCATCTTCCAAACTTGGAGCCGCTGCATGGGTTCCTCCCTCCGCACCATCCACGGTGATAAAATCAACGCCTGCTTCAATGGCGATTTGCAATTCATGTTCTAAGTGATGGGTGGCGGCAATTTTTAATCCAACGGGAACCTCGGTTTCATCTTTTAATTTTCGAACTAGAGTCATAAATTGCTCTTTGGTATCTATCCCCGGCAAACGAGAATGAATGAGGGCATCTCCTCCTTCAGGAATACCGAAAACTTCTCTATATTCAGGACCTATATTTTTGGTAGAAGTCCTTTGGGGGCTTGAACCCTGTGCCCCTTGTCCCAGTTGGATTTCAATAGCATCCAAACGAGCATATTTTTCCTTCGTATTTAACCATCCACCCCGATTATATTGACCAATGAACAAAGCGGCAGCATCCCTTTCCTCTCCCATAAGCCCAGCCTCCCCGCTATTGGTGGCTGTCCCAATCTTAGAAGCAGCTTTGGCAAGAGCTATCTTGGCATTTTTGCTGAGCGCTCCCCCAAAGGACATTCCCGCGATCATGATGGGAATAGAAATGGTTAATGGTTTTCTTGCTCTAGGGCCAATGGTAACAGCTGTGGTTATGCTGACATTTTCCGGTGTCGGAAAAAAGTACAGGTGAACGGGATTAAACAGAAGTTTATCCCATGGTGAAAATCTAATATGGCTCCCTAAAGGTCGTGTTGGCGGCTGACCTTGACTTGACCGCATGACAATTTCCATGAGGTTGACTAGACCCACTTTTTGTGTGACAGGGACCAACTCAAATAAATTTTCCGTATATTGATCCCTGGCTATGCGTTCTATCGCTTTATCTACCGCTTCATTGACGATGCTTCGGGCAAAATTGCTTAAAAATTTAAACATGATGTTCACCTACTGAAGCGTCTGGCCATCATTTTTTTGCAGCTCGTCTACC
This window of the Microaerobacter geothermalis genome carries:
- a CDS encoding isoprenylcysteine carboxyl methyltransferase family protein yields the protein MTFFLIMMGIVTLQRIAEIKIANQNKEMMFSKGGFEVGKEHYKYIVWLHIFFFAAMIGEAVWFGVYPPVWWTLPLVIFILAQGLRYWCIRSLGPFWNTRIIVLPGSQPICSGPYRFFRHPNYLVVSIELFTLPLIFGLYIPALLFPILNGLLLTMVRIPIEEKALNEVSEKIPSSTKVN
- a CDS encoding FMN-binding glutamate synthase family protein; translated protein: MFKFLSNFARSIVNEAVDKAIERIARDQYTENLFELVPVTQKVGLVNLMEIVMRSSQGQPPTRPLGSHIRFSPWDKLLFNPVHLYFFPTPENVSITTAVTIGPRARKPLTISIPIMIAGMSFGGALSKNAKIALAKAASKIGTATNSGEAGLMGEERDAAALFIGQYNRGGWLNTKEKYARLDAIEIQLGQGAQGSSPQRTSTKNIGPEYREVFGIPEGGDALIHSRLPGIDTKEQFMTLVRKLKDETEVPVGLKIAATHHLEHELQIAIEAGVDFITVDGAEGGTHAAAPSLEDDLGLPTLFAVSRASKFLAKKGIDQDVSLIATGGLVTPGEYLKAIALGANAVYIGTAAIMALVGDQMAKAAPFEPPTDLVVYNAKMTERLDIDRGATNVFNFLNAAVREMELICYSLGKTSVADVSRLDLCTLDPFLSRAIGVDLGFVSHEEQQEYFKDFSRLPVVYPPDMVDPAVYSSQLENPIH